One window of Halopelagius longus genomic DNA carries:
- a CDS encoding radical SAM protein, whose translation MISKGCEQCAMGGKMVLFVYGYCDQRDCFYCPLGENRKNVTDVYANERKVESDEDVIAEAKRMEALGTSITGGEPQEALDKTCRYLSLLKEEFGEDHHTHLYTGITGGRENMRRLSEAGLDEIRFHPPYEMWGDLHGTEWEDILYVAREEGLTPAFEIPGIRAEPEFLEFLDEGAAEFCNVNEFEMSDGNYRRMQEQGFELQEGHMSAVDGSKEEILGEMGDHERVYFCTSVFKDAAQHRNRLKRMAENIRREFDDVTDDGTLVYGKTWATPEEFEALGVPEEFYTVKSNHIEVAWWLLEEMVEDGDVQKGEIVEQYPTVDGTVVERTPLA comes from the coding sequence ATGATTTCCAAGGGCTGTGAGCAGTGCGCCATGGGAGGGAAGATGGTGCTCTTCGTCTACGGGTACTGCGACCAGCGCGATTGCTTCTACTGCCCGCTCGGCGAGAACCGCAAGAACGTCACGGACGTGTACGCGAACGAACGGAAAGTCGAGTCAGACGAGGACGTCATCGCCGAGGCAAAGCGGATGGAGGCGCTCGGAACGTCCATCACGGGCGGGGAACCGCAGGAAGCGCTGGACAAGACGTGTCGCTACCTCTCGCTTCTGAAAGAGGAGTTCGGCGAGGACCACCACACGCACCTCTACACGGGAATCACGGGCGGCCGCGAGAACATGCGCCGCCTCTCGGAGGCCGGCTTAGACGAGATTCGCTTCCACCCGCCGTACGAGATGTGGGGCGACCTCCACGGCACCGAGTGGGAGGACATCCTCTACGTCGCGCGCGAAGAGGGTCTCACCCCGGCGTTCGAGATTCCCGGCATCCGCGCGGAACCGGAGTTCTTGGAGTTCTTAGACGAGGGCGCCGCGGAGTTCTGCAACGTCAACGAGTTCGAGATGTCCGACGGCAACTACCGTCGGATGCAAGAGCAGGGGTTCGAGTTGCAGGAGGGCCACATGTCCGCCGTCGACGGGTCGAAAGAGGAGATTCTCGGCGAGATGGGCGACCACGAGCGCGTCTACTTCTGTACCTCCGTGTTCAAAGACGCCGCCCAACACCGGAACCGTCTCAAGCGGATGGCCGAGAACATCCGTCGGGAGTTCGACGACGTGACGGACGACGGCACCCTCGTCTACGGCAAGACGTGGGCGACGCCCGAAGAGTTCGAAGCGCTGGGCGTCCCCGAGGAGTTCTACACCGTCAAGTCGAACCACATCGAAGTCGCGTGGTGGCTCTTAGAGGAGATGGTCGAGGACGGCGACGTACAGAAGGGCGAAATCGTCGAGCAGTACCCCACCGTGGACGGCACCGTCGTCGAACGGACGCCGTTGGCGTAG